In Calothrix sp. PCC 7507, one DNA window encodes the following:
- a CDS encoding RnfABCDGE type electron transport complex subunit D, translating into MLFKDIRDYQILFLSLFLVLGIGTRDWTLKPELIGVAIATCLLTQGIFSVVKSQWSRVKGQESRVISPSSSLSSQSPVPNPQSPIPSPQSPVPSPQSPVPSPQSPVPSPQSPVPSPQSPVPSHQSLSLRSALITSLGLSLLLRADHWTTMALGAVCAIASKFLLRVGDKHVFNPGNFGIITALVFTPDAWVSPGQWGEDWWYGLLFVGTGGMILQRVGRWDTTAAFLGAYSLLEAIRNLWLGWTWDVYLHRLMSGSLLLFALFMVTDPRSIPNARIGRVVWAMCIAILTFILRNYFFVSTAVFWALFILAPLTILLDALWLAPKFSWRGKGEQRDEEVGGDKGGEEAISSSSSLLLSDPYSG; encoded by the coding sequence ATGTTATTCAAGGATATTCGTGATTATCAAATTCTCTTTCTCTCTTTATTCTTAGTTTTGGGAATTGGGACAAGGGACTGGACGCTGAAGCCTGAGTTAATTGGCGTGGCGATCGCTACTTGTTTATTGACTCAAGGGATATTTTCTGTAGTCAAGAGTCAATGGTCAAGAGTCAAGGGTCAAGAGTCAAGAGTTATTTCTCCCTCATCCTCCCTATCTTCCCAATCCCCAGTCCCCAATCCCCAATCCCCAATCCCCAGTCCCCAATCCCCAGTCCCCAGTCCCCAATCCCCAGTCCCCAGTCCCCAATCCCCAGTCCCCAGTCCCCAATCCCCAGTCCCCAGTCCCCAATCCCCAGTCCCCAGCCACCAATCCCTTAGTCTGCGTAGTGCGTTGATTACCTCATTGGGACTGAGTTTACTATTGCGGGCTGACCACTGGACGACGATGGCTTTAGGGGCAGTTTGTGCGATCGCTAGTAAATTTCTTTTGCGGGTGGGGGATAAACATGTCTTCAATCCTGGCAATTTTGGGATAATTACCGCTTTGGTATTCACTCCTGACGCTTGGGTTTCACCAGGACAGTGGGGAGAAGACTGGTGGTATGGACTATTATTTGTCGGGACTGGCGGGATGATTTTGCAACGAGTCGGTCGTTGGGACACTACAGCCGCTTTTTTAGGTGCTTACTCTCTCCTAGAAGCGATTCGCAATCTTTGGCTGGGTTGGACTTGGGATGTTTACTTGCACCGTTTGATGAGCGGTTCTCTGCTCTTATTTGCCCTGTTTATGGTGACTGATCCTCGGTCAATTCCCAATGCTCGAATTGGTCGTGTAGTTTGGGCAATGTGCATCGCCATCTTAACTTTTATCTTGCGTAATTATTTCTTTGTCTCCACTGCAGTTTTCTGGGCACTATTTATACTTGCACCATTAACCATACTGCTAGATGCTCTTTGGTTAGCCCCGAAATTTTCTTGGCGAGGAAAGGGGGAACAGAGAGATGAAGAAGTAGGGGGAGATAAGGGAGGTGAGGAAGCTATATCCTCCTCATCTTCACTCTTGTTATCCGATCCTTATTCAGGGTGA
- a CDS encoding DUF2330 domain-containing protein: MKPLRYLVSLLLIFVVVLSFTPAAWAFCGFYVAKADTKLYNKASQVVIVRDGDRTVLTMANDFQGEVKDFAMVVPVPTVLQKEQVRVAEPKIIERLDAFSAPRLVEYFDSDPCAPMYDSENLPRPSAAPSALNESSARKRSADSLGVTVEARFNVGEYDIVILSAKESGGLETWLNRSGYKIPKGAKELLKPYIRSSMKFFVAKVNLDKFEQSGYQLLRPLQISYKSPKFLLPIRLGMINATTEQDLIVYILSPKGQAEITNYRTVKVPSNANIPIFVKKEFGEFYKSMFQTAYTKEDRKVGFLEYAWDMGSCDPCSAEPLTPEELKQAGVFWLDGSTADAPVSPRFRRPFPTSDVFITRLHVRYTRDKFPEDPTFQATSNRESFQGRYILQHPFSGELNCPAGREYKRTLSRRFEQEAQTLARLTNWNIQDIRQKMRLTVGNLTNSWWENFVAWLGFRD, encoded by the coding sequence ATGAAGCCTTTAAGATACTTAGTTTCTTTACTGTTGATATTTGTAGTTGTACTGTCTTTTACACCTGCAGCTTGGGCATTCTGTGGATTTTATGTAGCCAAAGCTGATACAAAGCTGTACAACAAAGCTTCTCAGGTGGTAATTGTCCGGGATGGCGATCGCACTGTTTTGACAATGGCAAACGACTTTCAAGGTGAAGTCAAAGATTTTGCAATGGTAGTACCCGTACCAACAGTACTGCAAAAAGAGCAAGTCCGCGTTGCTGAACCCAAAATTATCGAGCGTTTAGATGCTTTCAGTGCGCCGCGATTGGTAGAGTACTTCGACTCAGATCCCTGTGCGCCAATGTATGACTCTGAGAATCTTCCAAGACCCTCAGCTGCACCATCTGCACTAAACGAGAGTTCAGCTAGGAAAAGGAGCGCTGATAGTTTAGGTGTCACCGTCGAGGCACGTTTCAATGTTGGGGAATACGACATTGTGATTCTCAGTGCTAAAGAATCAGGTGGATTGGAAACTTGGCTCAACCGCAGTGGTTATAAAATTCCTAAAGGAGCAAAAGAGCTACTCAAACCCTACATCCGCTCCTCAATGAAATTCTTTGTTGCCAAAGTCAATCTCGATAAATTTGAGCAATCTGGTTATCAATTACTCCGACCTCTGCAAATTTCCTATAAGTCACCCAAGTTCTTATTACCTATTCGGTTAGGGATGATTAATGCCACCACTGAACAAGACTTGATTGTCTACATTCTCTCACCCAAAGGACAAGCAGAAATCACAAACTACCGCACAGTCAAAGTTCCTTCCAATGCCAACATTCCCATATTTGTCAAAAAAGAATTTGGCGAATTTTACAAATCTATGTTTCAAACTGCCTACACCAAAGAAGACCGGAAAGTAGGTTTTTTAGAATATGCATGGGATATGGGCAGTTGCGACCCTTGTTCTGCTGAACCTTTGACCCCTGAAGAACTCAAACAAGCAGGTGTATTCTGGCTAGATGGTTCTACCGCTGATGCGCCAGTATCTCCCCGCTTCCGTCGTCCTTTTCCTACTAGTGATGTCTTTATCACCCGGTTACATGTCCGCTACACCCGCGACAAATTTCCCGAAGACCCCACATTTCAAGCAACTTCCAACCGCGAATCTTTTCAGGGGCGTTATATCTTACAACATCCTTTCAGTGGTGAACTCAATTGTCCAGCGGGGCGAGAATACAAACGGACTTTGTCGAGGCGTTTTGAACAGGAAGCACAAACTCTGGCTAGATTAACAAATTGGAATATCCAAGACATTCGTCAAAAAATGAGGCTGACTGTAGGTAATTTGACAAACTCCTGGTGGGAGAATTTCGTCGCTTGGCTGGGGTTTAGGGATTAG